Below is a genomic region from Trichoderma asperellum chromosome 2, complete sequence.
ATCGCGATGAGCCTCCGGCTAAGATCACGAAGCTTGCCATTGCCGCCGAGACGGAAGAAGACCGATACGACACGGCGCTGGCTGTCAAATGCATCGAATGCCAACAAGAGCTGGATATCGAAAATGCCAAGATCTCACCCATCGTGGATGGCATCCTGAAAGCACATACCTTTTCTCGAAAGGAGGAAGTAAAAGCGTGGGAGCAAGAGCTCACGTCATGCGAGCATATCTTGAccatgcagcagcacccgTCTCGCAAGATCGAGCAAGGCGACCTTGGCCACTGCTCAGGCTGTGACCTGAGGGAAAACCTTTGGCTTTGCCTTGAATGTGGCAACTTGGGTTGTGGCCGAAAACAGATGGGTGGCGTTGACGGCAATTCTCACGCTCTGGGTCACGCCACTGAGTCTGGGCACGGCGTAGCTGTCAAGCTGGGATCGATCACACCGGAAGGCACCGCCGATATTTATTGTTATAGATGCGACGAAGAGCGAATCGACGAGCAGCTCGGCGAGCACTTGGCCCATTGGGGAATCATTCTTGCCGAGCgacaaaagacagaaaagagcTTGACCGAGATGCAGATTGAACAGAATCTCAAATGGGACTTTAGCATGACTACGGAAGATGGCCACGAGCTGAAGCCTGTTTTTGGACCCGGTCTCACTGGATTGAAGAATCTCGGTAACAGCTGCTACCTAGCCAGCATTATCCAGTGCCTATTTGATATGCCATCGTTCCAAGAACGCTACTATGGCGCAAATAAGGATCTGCCGATAGTCCAGGAATCCGCAGCCGACCTTGAGACGCAGCTGAGAAAGATTGCTGATGGTTTGTTATCTGGACGATATTCGGAGCCGGACAGCTCTGTGGCATCGGGGTCAGAAGTTGCCTACCAGAAAGGTTTAGCGCCAGCAATGTTCAAGCATTTGATAGGAAGAGGGCACGAAGAGTTCTCTACGATGAGGCAGCAAGATGCCTTTGAATTGTTTCAGCATCTTTTCAAACTCATTAGCCGGTCACCACACGATGGCCAAAAAGACCCTACCTCTGAATTCCGATTTGTCCTAGAGCAGCGGCTCCAGTGTCTTGGATGCCACAAAGTCAGGTACAGCTCCAACGAACAGGACAACATTTTCCTCGACGTGCCCTTGTTGAAGCTTGATGCTGGAAGTGAAGGTGCCGAGACGGCTAATGCCTACAAGCCAGTCACTCTGAAGGAATGCTTGGACAATTTCACCGCGCCCGAGAAGGTTGAATTGACTTGCTCATCATGCGACAGCAAAGCGGGCTTCACCAAGCAATCCCTCTTCAAGACTTTCCCCAACGTTTTGGCCGTAAATGCACGAAAGATGGCTGTGGTGAACTGGGTTCCCATCAAGATTGATGTCCCCGTTATTGTCCCAGACGAGCCATTCTTGTTAGATGGCTACCTCTCCAAAGGACTTCAGCCTTCAGAAGAACTCCTGCCAGAGGAGCCCGAAAACCAAGCTCCTGCATTTGTACCAGATGCGGCTGCGGTTGCACAGCTCGAGGCCATGGGCTTTCCACGAAACCGCGCCGAAAAAGCACTGCATGCGACAGGTAACTCGgatgccaatgccgccaTGGAGTGGCTGTTTGCGCATCTCGATGATGCCGACATTGATGCGCCTCTTGACTTGGGCGCTGGATCGGGAGACGTAGGCACCGCCGACCCTGAAAAGATTGAGATGCTGGGGGCTATGGGTTTCGGTGCCCCTCAGGCCAAGAAGGCGCTGAAAGAAACGGGCGGCGATGTCGAGCGAGCTGTTGAATGGTTGTTCAGCCACCCCGACGACCAAGGCATCATGGAAGACGAGAGTTCTGGCGAGGCGGCTGAACAGTCTCAAAAAGAGCCTGCTGGAAGCGCAGTACTGCCAGCACAGTTTCAACTGCAATCCATCGTGTGCCACAAGGGCACGAGTATCCACGCAGGGcaagttatttttttcccccttctttaATGCCTTGTTAAATAATTTGAACACGCGTAGAGGAGAACAACTACTGACCGATCCATCTAGTCACTATGTCGCTTTTATTCGAAAGTCTGTGGAGGGCAAAGATACGCCCACGTGGGTGCTTTTCAATGATGAAAAGGTCGTAGAGGCTCATGATGTTGAAGAAATGCGCAAGTTTGCATACGTGTACTTTTTCAAGAGAGCGTAAGAGGAGAATGAAGCTCCCCTGGGGAGTAGATTGTGCATGGGAGAGACGGCGTTTAGTGCGCTGCCGGGACATAGCAGTGCTTGATGAATTGTTTCTTCAGAGGAGTCATGAATGAGAGGGAAATACAACTCAATAGATGAAGTATCACACAAAGAGAGCCGGATACCAATAAGAGAATATTCATCAATATATAACCCGTAGCTTCAGTCGCACATCTAAATGTGTCGAGAGATTCGTGAAGCTTTATGATGCACCGATATATTCCATTCCAGTTCAACGCCGTAGGAAACCCAGTGTCGCGTCTAAAAGACAACCCACCTGACATGCAAGGCCTCATATTCGTAATATTACAAATCCTTTTACCTTTTTACCCCTTCGCCTTTCTATCCAGTTATACTCcatcgcaaaaaaaaaaaaaaaaaaaaaatctcattACTCCCCCAGTCTGTAGCTGACAATTGTATCGACGCGGTGGTTCGCCGTGCTGAAGCCTCTCAGCTGCACCCTCTCGCCgttctcaatctccttggcgTCCGAGTCCCCCCACTCGACGGGGACGTCGCTATCCGCGTCGGCGTAGACGAGGACGTTGAAGGTGCAGTCGCCGCTGAGCTGGGGGAGGAAGGTGACGGAGGCGGTGATTTGGCGGAAGATGGCGGCGATTTCGGCCTGGATCTCGGATTCGGGCTTTTCTTTGTCGGCGAAGAGGGTATtgttggcggaggaggaggagttttcttgttgctgttgttgctggtcTTGTTCGTCGGTTGGGGCGGAGGAGTCTGTTGTGGATTGCTTGGATTTTGATTTGGTCGGAGCGGAGATTTGGACCTATGtcgtatatttttttttgtcagaCATGGAAGACGATGGGGATTGGTGGATAGCATTCGTAACAAAGGGAGGTTTGGTATGACGCACATCGAATTGCCATCGCTCAACGTGCTCGCCGGTATCTTTGtcggtgatgacgatgacgagcttGGAGATTTTGCCGCCAACCATCCACTTGTCGAGCTGGCTCATGATTTTCTTGATATAGGCTTTGACTTGGTCGTCGGCCGAGACTAGAATCGCGTAGCGGGAGGGTCAGTCAATCT
It encodes:
- a CDS encoding uncharacterized protein (MEROPS:MER0005430) translates to MSCPHLESVELKPPTPVQSVYKEDCTQCFDSIDNPGGLDVCLQCFNGGCTAERQHSLLHNAVWSHPLALNIRRTRKTIDRDEPPAKITKLAIAAETEEDRYDTALAVKCIECQQELDIENAKISPIVDGILKAHTFSRKEEVKAWEQELTSCEHILTMQQHPSRKIEQGDLGHCSGCDLRENLWLCLECGNLGCGRKQMGGVDGNSHALGHATESGHGVAVKLGSITPEGTADIYCYRCDEERIDEQLGEHLAHWGIILAERQKTEKSLTEMQIEQNLKWDFSMTTEDGHELKPVFGPGLTGLKNLGNSCYLASIIQCLFDMPSFQERYYGANKDLPIVQESAADLETQLRKIADGLLSGRYSEPDSSVASGSEVAYQKGLAPAMFKHLIGRGHEEFSTMRQQDAFELFQHLFKLISRSPHDGQKDPTSEFRFVLEQRLQCLGCHKVRYSSNEQDNIFLDVPLLKLDAGSEGAETANAYKPVTLKECLDNFTAPEKVELTCSSCDSKAGFTKQSLFKTFPNVLAVNARKMAVVNWVPIKIDVPVIVPDEPFLLDGYLSKGLQPSEELLPEEPENQAPAFVPDAAAVAQLEAMGFPRNRAEKALHATGNSDANAAMEWLFAHLDDADIDAPLDLGAGSGDVGTADPEKIEMLGAMGFGAPQAKKALKETGGDVERAVEWLFSHPDDQGIMEDESSGEAAEQSQKEPAGSAVLPAQFQLQSIVCHKGTSIHAGHYVAFIRKSVEGKDTPTWVLFNDEKVVEAHDVEEMRKFAYVYFFKRA
- a CDS encoding uncharacterized protein (BUSCO:EOG092D3XG3), encoding METDLKRTAPKTSATKEKRPKDKERSKEKPKNKDKDESKVHKLSLKGSSRLVAEFFQYSIHTILFQRGVYPAEDFTAVKKYGLNMLVSADDQVKAYIKKIMSQLDKWMVGGKISKLVIVITDKDTGEHVERWQFDVQISAPTKSKSKQSTTDSSAPTDEQDQQQQQQENSSSSANNTLFADKEKPESEIQAEIAAIFRQITASVTFLPQLSGDCTFNVLVYADADSDVPVEWGDSDAKEIENGERVQLRGFSTANHRVDTIVSYRLGE